Proteins from a single region of Butyrivibrio fibrisolvens:
- a CDS encoding ABC transporter permease subunit, with product MPKAKVGARSHSNRAGYLFTGPYAILFIIFILAPVVTAIGLSFTNFNTIQTPKVVGFLNYINLITADDVFMKYVLPNTVKYALIVGLGGYALAFLLAWALSNLTKGPRTVFALILYSPSMTTGVAMAVLWKIMFTGDQTGYINSWLMDIGAIDEPIIWLSSSQYLLPIVIIIGLWSSMGIGFLSILAGLLNVDESLYEAAAIDGVKNRFQEMIYVTIPSMKPQMLFAAVMQIVGAFQNGTISTMLAGNPTPGYGAQLIVNHIEDYGFIRYEMGYAAAVSVVLLLIVQAFSVFFNRLFGSADE from the coding sequence TTGCCAAAAGCTAAGGTAGGGGCCAGATCACATTCAAACAGAGCAGGTTATCTGTTTACAGGTCCTTATGCAATCCTTTTTATAATTTTCATACTTGCACCTGTTGTCACAGCGATAGGTCTTTCGTTTACAAACTTTAATACGATCCAGACTCCTAAAGTTGTTGGTTTTCTGAATTATATCAATCTGATAACAGCTGATGATGTATTTATGAAATACGTCCTTCCAAACACTGTTAAATATGCTCTGATAGTCGGCCTTGGAGGATATGCTCTTGCATTTCTTCTGGCATGGGCGCTTTCAAATCTGACTAAAGGGCCAAGGACAGTATTTGCACTGATACTGTATTCACCCAGTATGACTACAGGTGTAGCAATGGCTGTTTTGTGGAAGATCATGTTCACAGGTGATCAGACAGGTTATATCAATTCATGGCTTATGGATATAGGTGCTATAGATGAGCCTATCATCTGGCTTTCAAGCTCGCAGTACCTTCTTCCTATAGTTATAATAATAGGCCTTTGGTCCAGCATGGGTATAGGCTTTCTGTCAATTCTTGCAGGTCTTTTGAATGTAGATGAGAGTCTCTACGAGGCAGCAGCCATAGATGGTGTCAAGAATAGGTTCCAGGAGATGATATATGTGACAATCCCTTCTATGAAGCCTCAGATGCTATTTGCAGCAGTTATGCAGATAGTTGGAGCCTTCCAGAACGGTACTATATCCACCATGCTTGCAGGTAATCCTACTCCAGGATATGGAGCTCAGCTTATCGTAAACCACATAGAAGACTATGGATTTATCAGATACGAGATGGGTTATGCTGCGGCAGTATCTGTAGTACTTCTTTTGATAGTTCAGGCCTTCTCGGTATTCTTTAACAGATTATTCGGAAGCGCAGATGAGTAA